The genome window CAGCCCGTCTGGGCTGAAGGTCGAGTCGGCCGAGACCAGCTTCACCGTCGCCGAGATCTGGTTGTCGCCGTCGTTGGCGATCGCGAGGGTGTGGTGACCGGAGCCGGGTTGCAGCCCCAGGAGCCGGTTGCGTGAGGCCGGCGCCGCCTGCGGCGCGAGCCAGTCCTCGGTCGACGTACCGCCGGTGAGCCGCTCGCCGCGGTCCCGTACGGCGACGCCCACCTGGCCACGCACCACACTGAGATGGAGGGCCAGCACCCCGGTGGTGGGGACGAGCTGTCCCAGGTCGCGCTGGACCGTCTCGCCGGGCTCGACCCGGATGCCGCGCAGCTGCGGTACGTCGACGGGACCGTGGTCGCCCAGGACGGTCAGGTCCGCGACCGCCGGACCGGTGTTCGGATTGACGAGCTCGACCACCGACGCCTGGGTGGGCCCGGCACCGACGCCGGTGAACCACTCGTCCCCGGCCGGCGGCGTGCAGTCCCACGCGGTCAGCGGTGAGTCCGAGACGAGCGAGGCCACGAGTCCCGGCGCCTGGTCGCCGGTGGCACGGATGACGTCGGAGGCCGCGGGCGCAGAAGCGGCGACACCGGTCCCCCGGGCGCGGAGGAGCTGGGCGCTGGTCGCCCCCTTGCCGGCCAGCGCCGTCGGACAGATGACCGTGGCGGAGGTGAGCGCGGCGTGCGACGGCGCGGCCGGCTCGATCCGCGGCGCGTCGGGCCGGGTGAGGGCGAGAGCGAGGGCCACGACCACGGGGAGCGCCACCATCAGGATCACGGTGGCATCGAGGCGGAAGCGGCGGCGGCGGCGGGTCGAACGGTTCATCGGGTCCTCCTTGCGGCCATCGTCGGTGCCGCCAGCACGGCGACCACCACGATCCCGGCCAGCTGGACCACGACGAGCAGCCAGCGCAGCCAGTCGACCGGGCCGCCGAGACGCGCGGCCGAGGGTGGGGCGTCGACCTGCCACGCCCGGATCGCCCGGTTCTCGCCGGTCGAGGCCT of Nocardioides sp. Kera G14 contains these proteins:
- a CDS encoding DUF5719 family protein: MNRSTRRRRRFRLDATVILMVALPVVVALALALTRPDAPRIEPAAPSHAALTSATVICPTALAGKGATSAQLLRARGTGVAASAPAASDVIRATGDQAPGLVASLVSDSPLTAWDCTPPAGDEWFTGVGAGPTQASVVELVNPNTGPAVADLTVLGDHGPVDVPQLRGIRVEPGETVQRDLGQLVPTTGVLALHLSVVRGQVGVAVRDRGERLTGGTSTEDWLAPQAAPASRNRLLGLQPGSGHHTLAIANDGDNQISATVKLVSADSTFSPDGLEPIDVPPHSVISTSLDTVVDGAIAKGALGLEVSATGPVTTSLRSVVSGDLSFLVPGGRVDDSTTVLLPAGPKRLVLAGADAVGVANVTGRNASGTVVVTERIALAPDRGASLDLPADVASLDVAPSRTSLEGAVLLTGGGSAVLRLRELERSGAVPVVSFGP